One Kitasatospora sp. NBC_01287 DNA window includes the following coding sequences:
- a CDS encoding LuxR family transcriptional regulator, which produces MLYGRAGEQAAIAELLTGAKNGRSGVLVLRGEPGIGKSTLLEYAAEQAGEGFEVLRATGVEYEADLPFAGLNLLLGHGVPLIEALPVPQRRALEAAFGLAEAGGPANRLLTGLAALGLLAELAARRPLLCLVDDAQWLDHSSSDALLLAARRLGSEGVVLLFAARDGEGAFPAPGLPELRLAPLDPSAAAELLAAHSGLGDRSRVGLHYRVLAEARGNPLALTELPAALAGDQDYQGGELALTERLRAAFHGQVARLPEPSRTLLLVAAAEESGELATVLAAAEALGAGAGHLAAAEQAGLLRRTPDGRCTLRHPLLRAAILESAPLDRKLATHRALGAALLDTGEVDRGSWHLALAATAPDGELAEALEGTARRAVARGGHSGAAAAYERAAQLAPDRERVIRCLLLAAESALDAAEADRAASLAQRGAELADEPFTLAVLDWVRATAEFWRGGYPEAHRLLLRGAAREIDPALSARLLLQAFHTAWYLGEERVLDLLGRLSALDLRPADPSAPLVDYLISAAGRPLGLPVPPARPLSEAVELARAAGVDSPRELVQLCGASLIPGRDAETYQLAAELVAEARAAGAIGLLPTLLFFFAEAELFHGRHRDAELAAAEGLALARDTAQPQWISQLSALEAYLAALRGEGELVARRVGEALADQATAWGAPAAGTSWSQWALALHDLGQGRAAEVVERLEPHTAGVYRNHLSAIRTVPDLVEAAVRLGCPERAEVAFERFATWSERIGEPAWTRALVLRCQALLGPAELAESGYLAALELHAVAGRPFELARTELLFGEWLRRDRRKAEARTRLRAALEVFERLGAGPWVERARAELGAAGSATPVAAAAGPLAGLTPQEEQIARLAAKGLSNREIAAQLFLSPRTVGHHLYKAYPKLGIASRAGLAQLI; this is translated from the coding sequence ATGCTGTACGGGAGAGCGGGTGAGCAGGCCGCGATAGCGGAGCTGCTGACAGGGGCGAAAAACGGTCGCAGCGGGGTTCTGGTGCTGCGCGGCGAGCCGGGGATCGGCAAGAGCACGCTGCTGGAGTACGCGGCCGAGCAGGCGGGTGAGGGCTTCGAGGTGCTCCGGGCGACCGGCGTCGAGTACGAGGCCGACCTGCCGTTCGCCGGCCTCAACCTGCTGCTCGGGCACGGTGTCCCGCTGATCGAGGCGCTGCCGGTGCCGCAACGCCGGGCCCTGGAGGCGGCGTTCGGGCTGGCCGAGGCGGGTGGCCCGGCCAACCGGCTGCTGACCGGACTGGCCGCGCTGGGACTACTGGCCGAACTGGCCGCGCGGCGGCCGCTGCTCTGCCTGGTGGACGACGCGCAGTGGCTGGACCACTCCTCCTCCGACGCGCTGCTGCTGGCCGCCCGGCGCCTGGGGAGCGAGGGGGTGGTGCTGCTCTTCGCGGCCCGGGACGGCGAGGGGGCGTTCCCCGCGCCAGGCCTGCCCGAGCTGCGGCTGGCGCCGCTGGACCCGTCGGCCGCCGCCGAGTTGCTCGCGGCCCACTCCGGCCTGGGTGACCGGAGCAGGGTCGGCCTGCACTACCGGGTACTGGCGGAAGCGCGCGGCAACCCGCTCGCGCTGACCGAGCTGCCCGCCGCGCTCGCCGGTGACCAGGACTACCAGGGCGGCGAGTTGGCGCTCACCGAGCGGCTCAGAGCGGCCTTCCACGGTCAGGTCGCGCGGCTGCCCGAGCCGAGCAGGACGCTGCTCCTGGTGGCCGCCGCCGAGGAGAGCGGTGAGCTGGCGACCGTGCTGGCGGCCGCCGAGGCGCTCGGTGCGGGCGCCGGGCACCTGGCCGCCGCCGAGCAGGCGGGCCTGCTGCGGCGCACCCCGGACGGGCGCTGCACGCTGCGCCATCCGCTGCTGCGCGCCGCGATCCTGGAGAGCGCGCCGCTGGACCGGAAGCTGGCGACCCATCGGGCCCTGGGCGCCGCACTGCTGGACACCGGCGAAGTGGACCGCGGGAGTTGGCACCTCGCGCTGGCCGCGACCGCCCCCGATGGCGAGCTGGCCGAGGCGCTGGAGGGCACCGCGCGCCGGGCCGTGGCCCGCGGCGGGCACTCGGGCGCGGCCGCCGCCTACGAGCGGGCCGCGCAGCTGGCTCCCGACCGCGAGCGGGTCATCCGCTGCCTGCTGCTGGCCGCCGAATCGGCGCTGGACGCCGCGGAGGCGGACCGGGCCGCGTCGCTCGCCCAGCGCGGCGCCGAACTGGCCGACGAGCCCTTCACCTTGGCCGTGCTGGACTGGGTGCGCGCGACCGCCGAGTTCTGGCGCGGCGGCTATCCCGAGGCGCACCGCCTGCTGCTGCGCGGCGCCGCGCGCGAGATCGACCCGGCGCTGTCGGCGCGGCTGCTGCTGCAGGCCTTCCACACCGCCTGGTACCTGGGGGAGGAGCGGGTGCTCGACCTGCTGGGCCGCCTCTCCGCGCTCGACCTGCGGCCCGCGGACCCGAGCGCCCCGCTGGTCGACTACCTGATCTCGGCCGCCGGCCGGCCGCTGGGCCTGCCGGTGCCGCCCGCCCGTCCGCTGAGCGAGGCCGTCGAGCTGGCCAGGGCGGCCGGCGTGGACAGCCCGCGCGAGCTGGTGCAGCTCTGCGGCGCCTCGCTGATCCCCGGCCGGGACGCGGAAACCTACCAGCTGGCCGCGGAGTTGGTCGCCGAGGCGCGGGCCGCCGGGGCGATCGGCCTGCTGCCCACGCTGCTCTTCTTCTTCGCCGAGGCCGAACTCTTCCACGGCCGCCACCGGGACGCCGAACTCGCCGCGGCCGAGGGCCTGGCCCTGGCCCGGGACACCGCCCAGCCCCAGTGGATCAGCCAACTCTCGGCGCTGGAGGCCTATCTGGCGGCGCTGCGAGGGGAGGGCGAGCTGGTCGCGCGGCGGGTCGGCGAGGCGCTGGCCGACCAGGCGACGGCCTGGGGCGCCCCGGCCGCCGGGACGTCCTGGAGCCAGTGGGCGCTGGCCCTGCACGACCTCGGTCAGGGCCGGGCCGCCGAGGTGGTGGAGCGCCTGGAGCCGCACACCGCCGGGGTGTACCGCAACCACCTGTCGGCCATCCGCACCGTGCCCGACCTGGTGGAGGCGGCCGTCCGGCTGGGCTGCCCCGAGCGGGCCGAGGTCGCCTTCGAGCGGTTCGCGACCTGGTCGGAGCGGATCGGCGAGCCGGCCTGGACCCGCGCGCTGGTGCTGCGCTGCCAGGCGCTGCTGGGGCCGGCCGAGCTCGCCGAGTCGGGCTACCTGGCGGCCCTTGAGCTGCACGCGGTCGCCGGCCGGCCGTTCGAACTGGCCCGCACGGAGCTGCTGTTCGGCGAGTGGCTGCGCCGTGACCGGCGCAAGGCCGAGGCCCGGACCAGGCTGCGCGCCGCCCTGGAGGTCTTCGAGCGGCTCGGCGCCGGCCCCTGGGTGGAGCGGGCCCGCGCCGAGCTGGGCGCGGCCGGATCGGCCACCCCGGTGGCCGCTGCGGCGGGGCCGCTGGCCGGGCTGACCCCGCAGGAGGAGCAGATCGCCCGGCTCGCGGCGAAGGGCCTGTCGAACCGGGAGATCGCCGCCCAGCTCTTCCTCAGCCCCCGCACCGTGGGCCACCACCTCTACAAGGCCTACCCGAAGCTCGGCATCGCCTCCAGGGCCGGTCTGGCCCAGCTGATCTGA
- a CDS encoding MMPL family transporter gives MATPTQRPGGLQRLGHWCARHWAVVLIGWLVALGGLHGLQNSIGGTYSDDFSLPGVQSHTGQEVLAAHAPSSGGNGSQIVLHDPSGPLTDASGPIGQSVTALQQLPHVLSVVNPLPAPGAPPTGALSADQTIGYITVRFEANPSVYGTDYLHGVDSAVAPMRAAGLEVEYGGPLGELARPDTKDLTSEAIGFAVAVVVLVIGFGSLIAAGLPLLSALIAVIVGLACLSLLAIALTFASVSPTLATMIGLGVGIDYALFLITRHRQLLMDGAEPATAAGQAVATSGRAVVVSGCTVVIALAGLSVSRVSFIALLGVAAMVTVVTAVLGAITLVPALLGLIGRRIDRFSLRTPVAESSPVSAEKGAGFWHRYARRVERRPWWFLASGLVVIGVLTIPLFSIRLGHIDDGADPTSFTDRRAFDLISEGFGPGANGPLTIVIDQSGVPAGEQQALLTNLQHALTGVPNAASISPLQPTSDGQVLIATAISTGAPQDAVTTSLFNHLKDDSLPQGTTGTAAKGYLTGTTAAQLDFLELVAKRLPLIIAVVVGLAFIIILTVFRGLLVALKAAVLNLLSIGASYGVVVAVFQWGWGGPALGVSGTVPIESYVPMMMFAIVFGLSMDYEVFLLARVHEDWVRTGNSKDAVAHGLEITARVITCAALIMVSVFAAFILSDNIVVKMLGLGLAVSVLVDATVVRLLLVPAVLTLLGPRAWWLPRWLDRMLPKVNVEGD, from the coding sequence ATGGCAACGCCCACCCAGAGGCCTGGCGGCCTGCAGCGGCTCGGACACTGGTGCGCCCGACACTGGGCGGTGGTGCTCATCGGCTGGCTGGTCGCGCTGGGCGGGCTGCACGGGCTGCAGAACAGCATCGGCGGCACCTACTCCGACGACTTCTCGCTGCCCGGCGTCCAGTCGCACACCGGGCAGGAGGTCCTCGCCGCCCATGCCCCGAGCTCCGGCGGCAACGGCTCGCAGATCGTGCTGCACGACCCGAGCGGCCCGCTGACAGACGCCTCGGGCCCGATCGGCCAGAGCGTCACCGCGCTGCAGCAACTGCCGCACGTGCTCTCCGTGGTGAACCCGCTGCCCGCCCCCGGCGCCCCGCCGACCGGCGCGCTCTCGGCCGACCAGACGATCGGCTACATCACCGTCCGCTTCGAGGCCAACCCCTCCGTCTACGGCACCGACTACCTGCACGGGGTGGACAGCGCGGTGGCGCCGATGCGGGCGGCCGGCCTGGAGGTGGAGTACGGCGGGCCGCTCGGCGAACTGGCCAGGCCCGACACCAAGGACCTGACCAGCGAGGCGATCGGGTTCGCGGTCGCCGTGGTGGTGCTGGTGATCGGCTTCGGCAGCCTGATCGCGGCCGGACTGCCGCTGCTCAGCGCGCTGATCGCGGTGATCGTCGGCCTGGCCTGCCTGAGCCTGCTGGCCATCGCCCTGACCTTCGCGAGCGTCTCGCCGACCCTGGCCACCATGATCGGGCTCGGCGTGGGCATCGACTACGCGCTCTTCCTGATCACCCGGCACCGCCAGTTGCTGATGGACGGGGCCGAACCGGCCACCGCCGCCGGGCAGGCGGTGGCCACCAGTGGCCGGGCGGTGGTGGTCTCCGGCTGCACCGTGGTGATCGCCCTGGCCGGCCTCTCCGTCTCCCGGGTGAGCTTCATCGCCCTGCTCGGCGTCGCCGCGATGGTCACGGTGGTGACCGCGGTGCTCGGCGCGATCACCCTGGTGCCGGCGCTGCTCGGGCTGATCGGGCGGCGGATCGACCGGTTCTCCCTGCGCACCCCGGTGGCGGAGAGCAGCCCGGTGAGCGCCGAGAAGGGCGCGGGCTTCTGGCACCGCTACGCCCGCCGGGTCGAGCGCCGCCCGTGGTGGTTCCTGGCCAGCGGCCTGGTGGTGATCGGGGTGCTGACGATCCCGCTCTTCTCGATCCGGCTCGGCCACATCGACGACGGCGCCGACCCGACCAGCTTCACCGACCGGCGCGCCTTCGACCTGATCTCCGAGGGCTTCGGACCGGGTGCCAACGGACCGCTGACCATCGTGATCGACCAGAGCGGCGTGCCGGCCGGCGAGCAGCAGGCGCTGCTGACCAACCTGCAGCACGCGCTCACCGGCGTGCCGAACGCGGCCAGCATCAGCCCGCTGCAGCCCACCTCGGACGGCCAGGTGCTGATCGCCACCGCGATCTCCACCGGCGCGCCGCAGGACGCCGTGACCACCAGCCTCTTCAACCACCTGAAGGACGACTCGCTGCCGCAGGGCACGACGGGCACCGCCGCCAAGGGCTACCTGACCGGCACCACCGCGGCCCAGCTGGACTTCCTGGAGCTGGTCGCCAAGCGGCTGCCGCTCATCATCGCGGTGGTGGTGGGCCTGGCCTTCATCATCATCCTGACCGTCTTCCGCGGTCTGCTGGTGGCGCTGAAGGCGGCGGTGCTCAACCTGCTCTCGATCGGCGCCTCCTACGGCGTGGTGGTGGCCGTCTTCCAGTGGGGCTGGGGCGGCCCCGCGCTCGGGGTCTCCGGGACGGTGCCGATCGAGAGCTACGTGCCGATGATGATGTTCGCCATCGTCTTCGGCCTGAGCATGGACTACGAGGTCTTCCTGCTGGCCCGGGTGCACGAGGACTGGGTCAGGACCGGCAACAGCAAGGACGCCGTGGCGCACGGCCTGGAGATCACCGCCCGGGTGATCACCTGCGCCGCGCTGATCATGGTCAGCGTCTTCGCGGCCTTCATCCTGAGCGACAACATCGTGGTCAAGATGCTGGGCCTGGGCCTGGCGGTGAGCGTCCTGGTCGACGCCACGGTGGTGCGGCTGCTGCTGGTCCCCGCGGTGTTGACGCTGCTGGGCCCGCGCGCCTGGTGGCTGCCGCGGTGGCTGGACCGGATGCTGCCCAAGGTGAACGTCGAAGGGGACTGA
- a CDS encoding TetR/AcrR family transcriptional regulator yields MDPRPSAAAPTLGRRERNKQRVRERLYAAAIDLFMAKGYDHTSIDEIAERADVARGTFFNYFQRKEDLITAWGERRRYNLMELLAESEGGGSSPIGQLTHCMTVLGRLNWEERGLTVAMLTAWVKAGRPILEEPYVAEIFAGIVKAGVAQGEFRQGLEPEQVGNVLRDLYLGALYRWTSEPEAGGPEALGLELHAILRLLLAGVAAPPQP; encoded by the coding sequence ATGGACCCGCGTCCGTCCGCCGCCGCCCCCACCCTCGGCCGCCGCGAACGCAACAAGCAGCGGGTCCGCGAGCGCCTCTACGCCGCCGCCATCGACCTGTTCATGGCCAAGGGCTACGACCACACCTCGATCGACGAGATCGCCGAGCGCGCCGATGTGGCCCGCGGCACCTTCTTCAACTACTTCCAGCGCAAGGAAGACCTGATCACCGCCTGGGGCGAGCGGCGCCGCTACAACCTGATGGAGCTGCTGGCCGAGAGCGAGGGCGGCGGCAGCAGCCCGATCGGCCAGCTGACCCACTGCATGACCGTCCTCGGCCGGCTCAACTGGGAGGAGCGGGGCCTGACGGTCGCCATGCTCACCGCCTGGGTCAAGGCCGGGCGGCCGATCCTGGAGGAGCCGTACGTCGCCGAGATCTTCGCCGGGATCGTCAAGGCGGGCGTCGCGCAGGGCGAGTTCCGGCAAGGCCTGGAACCCGAGCAGGTCGGCAACGTGCTGCGCGACCTCTACCTCGGCGCCCTCTACCGCTGGACCAGCGAGCCCGAGGCCGGCGGCCCCGAGGCACTGGGCCTGGAACTGCACGCCATCCTGCGGCTGCTGCTGGCCGGCGTGGCGGCCCCACCCCAGCCGTAG
- a CDS encoding TetR/AcrR family transcriptional regulator has product MGPAESAESAGTAGTARPAETPEAADSTYQLLWGSRPQSRRGPKPALTLERIAAAAIEVADAEGMAAVSMQRVAGALGKTKMSLYRYLPGKAELVAVMTDIAMGEPPAPVAPPGDWTAGLTHWARQLSAALARHPWLLETTVGPRLLGPNELGWLEAALLSLDGTPLRGAERTDAVLVVAGHIRGIALQARATAPGELTETQLAAGMARVVRSHGERYPAVSTALLDAAANGGQDQGLDFGLRCILEGLRTLIEQAR; this is encoded by the coding sequence ATGGGGCCAGCGGAGTCGGCGGAATCGGCCGGGACAGCAGGGACGGCCAGGCCGGCGGAGACGCCGGAAGCGGCGGACAGCACCTACCAATTGCTCTGGGGCAGCCGCCCTCAGTCCCGGCGCGGGCCGAAGCCCGCCCTGACCCTGGAGCGGATCGCCGCCGCGGCGATCGAGGTCGCCGATGCCGAGGGCATGGCCGCGGTCTCGATGCAGCGGGTGGCCGGGGCGCTCGGCAAGACCAAGATGTCCCTCTACCGCTACCTGCCGGGCAAAGCGGAGCTGGTCGCGGTGATGACCGACATCGCGATGGGCGAGCCGCCCGCACCGGTGGCCCCACCCGGGGACTGGACCGCCGGCCTGACCCACTGGGCCCGGCAGCTGTCAGCCGCCCTGGCCCGCCACCCCTGGCTGCTGGAGACCACGGTCGGGCCGCGCCTGCTCGGCCCCAACGAGCTGGGCTGGCTTGAGGCGGCGCTGCTGTCGCTGGACGGTACCCCGCTCCGCGGCGCCGAGCGGACGGACGCCGTGCTGGTGGTCGCCGGTCACATCCGCGGCATCGCGCTGCAGGCCCGGGCCACCGCGCCGGGCGAACTCACCGAAACCCAACTGGCCGCCGGGATGGCCCGGGTGGTGCGGTCCCATGGCGAGCGGTACCCCGCCGTCAGCACCGCACTGCTCGACGCCGCCGCGAACGGCGGGCAGGACCAGGGCCTGGACTTCGGGCTGCGCTGCATCCTCGAAGGGCTGCGCACGCTGATCGAGCAGGCCCGCTGA
- a CDS encoding FAD-dependent monooxygenase, translating into MRNTRVLISGASVAGPALAFWLGRFGFCPTIVELAPQLRSGGHAVDFRGATHRTVLERMGILDELRELRTGGSPMSFVNASGRELLHLPGEFTGGELEVRRGDLAALLHRHSEDRAEYLFGDSVTAISEQPDGVRVAFQHGPERTFDLVIGADGIHSRTRQLVFGPEERFVRHLGYYVAGWRTPNPGFAATEGTVMYNEPGRGVGLAVDPRDTSWAHATLFLASPRLPIHHRDVQAQKRMLADAFAGTGWHARALLATLDGADDLYFDSISRADLPSWSKGRVALIGDAACGATLGGMGTGTAITAAYVLAGELATAEGDHITAFAAYEARLRGFAERCQQGGDRTGRFLAPKGRLGAALRNRMLSTRPMLDMMLRAGEKVTTLDGMPHYAGAAA; encoded by the coding sequence ATGAGGAACACCCGCGTGCTGATCTCCGGAGCCTCCGTCGCCGGCCCCGCCCTTGCCTTCTGGCTCGGGCGCTTCGGCTTCTGCCCCACCATCGTCGAGCTGGCCCCGCAACTGCGCTCCGGCGGCCACGCCGTCGACTTCCGCGGCGCGACCCATCGCACCGTGCTGGAGCGGATGGGCATCCTGGACGAACTGCGGGAACTGCGCACCGGCGGCAGCCCGATGTCCTTCGTCAACGCGAGCGGTCGCGAACTGCTTCACCTGCCGGGCGAGTTCACCGGCGGTGAGCTGGAGGTCCGGCGCGGTGACCTGGCCGCGCTGCTGCACCGGCACAGCGAGGACCGTGCCGAGTACCTCTTCGGCGACTCCGTCACCGCGATCAGCGAGCAGCCCGACGGCGTGCGGGTCGCCTTCCAGCACGGCCCCGAGCGCACCTTCGACCTGGTGATCGGCGCTGACGGGATCCACTCCCGCACCCGTCAACTGGTCTTCGGCCCCGAGGAGCGCTTCGTGCGCCACCTCGGCTACTACGTGGCAGGCTGGCGCACCCCCAACCCCGGCTTCGCCGCCACCGAGGGCACCGTGATGTACAACGAGCCCGGCCGTGGCGTGGGCCTGGCCGTCGACCCGCGCGACACCAGCTGGGCCCACGCCACCCTCTTCCTCGCCTCCCCGCGGCTGCCGATCCACCACCGCGACGTCCAGGCCCAGAAGCGGATGCTGGCCGATGCCTTCGCCGGCACCGGCTGGCACGCCCGCGCGCTGCTAGCCACCCTGGACGGCGCCGACGACCTCTACTTCGACTCGATCAGCCGGGCCGACCTGCCCAGTTGGTCCAAGGGCCGGGTGGCCCTGATCGGCGATGCCGCCTGCGGCGCCACCCTGGGTGGCATGGGCACCGGCACCGCGATCACCGCCGCCTACGTGCTCGCGGGTGAACTCGCCACCGCTGAGGGCGACCACATCACCGCCTTCGCCGCCTACGAGGCCCGGCTGCGCGGGTTCGCCGAGCGCTGCCAGCAGGGCGGCGACCGCACCGGGCGGTTCCTGGCCCCCAAGGGTCGGCTGGGCGCCGCGCTGCGCAACCGGATGCTGAGCACCCGTCCGATGCTCGACATGATGCTGCGCGCGGGCGAGAAGGTCACCACCCTCGACGGGATGCCGCACTACGCGGGCGCGGCCGCCTGA
- a CDS encoding N-acetylglucosamine kinase, giving the protein MSRLFLGVDGGGSWSRAVLLDAAGRECGRGAVPGRNATAEGAEASIRSLAAAVREALGERAADRAADRAADRAADRVADRVADRVADRVADRVADRVAGCAVGLAGFRALADRARFAESCRAAFGIAAPVALYPDAVPAFAAGTDRPAGAVLIAGTGTVCCLVSDRRVERFGGGLGWLLGDEGGGFWLGRQAVRLALAEPTGPLGGAVLRHCAAADGRELLRWAYDGPPRRLAALAPLVSTAAEAGDGAALAIAERAAGHLAELVRSMDGPPGPLVLAGSVAVTPGPVRRHLLTLLTDPRGGHPGPVTTAGDPALAAARLALMDHQDA; this is encoded by the coding sequence GTGAGCCGGCTCTTCCTGGGCGTGGATGGCGGCGGCAGTTGGTCGCGTGCCGTGCTGCTGGACGCGGCGGGCCGGGAGTGCGGGCGCGGCGCGGTCCCGGGGCGCAACGCGACGGCGGAGGGCGCGGAGGCCTCGATCCGGTCGCTCGCCGCCGCGGTGCGCGAGGCGCTGGGCGAGCGGGCGGCGGACCGAGCGGCGGACCGAGCGGCGGACCGAGCGGCGGACCGGGTGGCGGACCGGGTGGCGGACCGGGTGGCGGACCGGGTGGCGGACCGGGTGGCGGACCGGGTGGCGGGGTGCGCGGTCGGGCTGGCCGGCTTCCGGGCGCTGGCCGATCGCGCGCGGTTCGCCGAAAGCTGCCGGGCGGCCTTCGGCATCGCGGCGCCGGTGGCGCTGTATCCGGACGCGGTGCCCGCCTTCGCGGCCGGGACCGACCGGCCCGCGGGCGCCGTGCTGATCGCCGGGACCGGGACGGTCTGCTGCCTGGTGAGCGACCGTCGGGTGGAACGGTTCGGCGGCGGCCTGGGCTGGCTGCTCGGCGACGAGGGCGGCGGCTTCTGGCTCGGCCGCCAGGCGGTGCGCCTGGCGCTCGCCGAGCCGACCGGGCCGCTGGGCGGCGCCGTGCTGCGCCACTGCGCGGCGGCCGATGGGCGCGAACTGCTGCGCTGGGCCTACGACGGGCCGCCGCGGCGGTTGGCGGCGCTCGCACCGCTGGTCAGCACCGCCGCCGAGGCCGGCGACGGGGCCGCGCTGGCGATCGCCGAGCGGGCGGCGGGCCACCTCGCGGAGCTGGTCCGGTCGATGGACGGCCCTCCTGGTCCGCTGGTGCTGGCCGGCTCGGTGGCCGTCACCCCGGGGCCGGTGCGCCGCCACCTGCTGACGCTGCTGACCGATCCGCGCGGCGGCCACCCCGGCCCGGTGACCACCGCCGGGGACCCGGCGCTCGCGGCCGCCCGGCTGGCCCTGATGGACCATCAGGACGCCTGA
- a CDS encoding N-acetylmuramic acid 6-phosphate etherase: MPLDVDDASPDRTTFEDRDSCDPGGDDPAAALPPTERRNPASLELDRLDTAAVLRLINDQDATVPGAVRAALPQLAELVEAGLRTLRAGGRVHYYGAGTGGRIALGDAVELGPTYGVGEEAFVAHLAGGPPSAAVAREGAEDEPPEPAERDAPVAGDLVIGVTASGGTPYVLGALRAARAAGATTALLSGHPQAPAAAFADLHVLLETGPEVVTGSTRMKAGTAQKLALNAFSTALMVRSGRTWSNLMVSASARNAKLRERAVRTLVAACRVTGEQAGAALDACGQETVTALVVLVGGCSPERARAALAANHGHPWAAVRGLRPGAER, from the coding sequence GTGCCGCTGGACGTCGACGACGCGTCACCCGACCGCACCACGTTCGAGGACCGGGACAGCTGCGATCCGGGCGGCGACGATCCCGCGGCCGCCCTCCCGCCCACCGAGCGCCGCAACCCGGCCAGTCTGGAGCTGGACCGGTTGGACACCGCGGCGGTCCTGCGGCTGATCAACGACCAGGACGCGACCGTGCCCGGGGCCGTCCGGGCCGCGCTCCCCCAGCTGGCCGAGCTGGTCGAGGCCGGCCTGCGGACGCTGCGCGCGGGCGGCCGGGTGCACTACTACGGCGCCGGTACCGGCGGGCGGATCGCCCTGGGCGACGCCGTCGAGCTGGGCCCCACCTACGGCGTGGGCGAGGAGGCGTTCGTGGCCCACCTGGCGGGCGGCCCACCCAGTGCCGCTGTCGCCCGGGAGGGGGCCGAGGACGAGCCGCCGGAGCCGGCCGAACGGGACGCCCCGGTCGCCGGCGACCTGGTGATCGGGGTGACCGCGAGCGGCGGCACCCCGTACGTGCTGGGCGCGCTGCGGGCGGCCCGCGCGGCGGGGGCGACGACCGCGCTGCTCTCCGGCCATCCGCAGGCCCCGGCGGCCGCCTTCGCGGACCTGCACGTGCTGCTGGAGACCGGGCCCGAGGTGGTCACCGGCTCGACCCGGATGAAGGCGGGCACCGCCCAGAAGCTCGCGCTCAACGCCTTCTCCACCGCGCTGATGGTGCGCAGCGGACGGACCTGGTCCAACTTGATGGTCAGCGCCTCCGCCCGCAACGCCAAGCTGCGCGAGCGGGCGGTGCGCACCCTGGTGGCGGCCTGCCGGGTGACCGGGGAGCAGGCCGGCGCGGCGCTCGACGCGTGCGGCCAGGAGACCGTGACCGCCCTGGTGGTCCTGGTCGGCGGCTGCTCACCGGAGCGGGCCAGGGCGGCGCTCGCCGCCAACCACGGGCACCCGTGGGCGGCGGTGCGCGGGCTGCGGCCCGGGGCCGAGCGGTGA
- a CDS encoding SigE family RNA polymerase sigma factor, whose protein sequence is MRRSEREARFEEFVLARSPSLLRLCHLLTNDRGLAEDLLQTALANCYRRWDQASSQGREEAYVRAAIVNTHISTVRRRRLQEILTLQLPETGRDEASAAVDDRDLLRRALAGLAPRTRSAVVLRHYVGLTEAEAAQTLSCSVGNIKRLSSRGLAQLRTAMGHQPSGASGLTGVPGTAGATETADTTDITDTTDTTDSTDTAGAAAAGTASEPPAASAANPLSAPGAPHSPRLPSPPRLPGRPTTKISGAPLRAMQGATR, encoded by the coding sequence GTGCGGCGCAGCGAACGGGAAGCCCGGTTCGAAGAGTTCGTGCTGGCCCGCTCCCCCTCCCTGCTGCGCCTGTGCCACCTGCTGACGAACGACCGGGGCCTGGCCGAGGACCTGCTGCAGACCGCGCTCGCCAACTGCTACCGACGCTGGGACCAGGCCAGCTCCCAGGGCCGAGAGGAGGCCTACGTGCGGGCCGCGATCGTCAACACGCACATCAGCACGGTGCGTCGGCGCAGGCTGCAGGAGATCCTGACGCTGCAACTCCCGGAGACCGGCCGGGACGAGGCCTCGGCCGCCGTGGACGACCGCGACCTGCTGCGCCGGGCGCTGGCCGGGCTCGCACCGCGGACCCGGTCCGCCGTGGTGCTGCGGCACTACGTCGGACTGACCGAGGCGGAGGCGGCGCAGACCCTCAGCTGTTCGGTGGGCAACATCAAGCGGCTCAGCTCGCGTGGACTCGCGCAGCTGCGCACCGCGATGGGCCACCAGCCCTCCGGCGCCTCGGGGTTGACGGGTGTGCCGGGCACGGCGGGTGCCACGGAAACCGCTGACACCACAGACATCACGGACACCACAGACACCACGGACAGCACGGACACGGCCGGTGCCGCGGCGGCGGGCACCGCCAGCGAACCGCCAGCGGCGAGCGCGGCGAACCCGCTGAGCGCGCCCGGCGCGCCGCACTCGCCGCGCCTGCCGAGTCCACCGCGGCTGCCCGGCCGGCCGACCACGAAGATCAGCGGAGCGCCGCTGCGCGCGATGCAGGGAGCCACCCGATGA